In the genome of Parus major isolate Abel chromosome 3, Parus_major1.1, whole genome shotgun sequence, the window GTCCTTTTGCTTCTACTTGGAAGTAAACTGAGGAAGCAAGCTCGTATCCTGAGTGTAAACTTCAGCAATCTGATTCCTCTGTCTTGTGGAGTTCACTGAACTTCTTGGCTCCTCTCTGTCTCAGTGGTTATGAAGGGAACTTGggttgttggctttttttcttctgcatcttcCACCCAGTGGGGTGTCTGTCCTAGACATCAGCTGAAGGTCTGCACTCTCCTCCCTGGTGAAGCACTGTGCCCTTTGCTGGGCTGGCCATGACAGCTCAGTAGTATGAAAACTCAGACTGCAGGAGGAATACCAGTATTAACTGAGGTGCCTCCATAGGCTTAAGGCAAACATGCTTTTTCATCATAGAAATTCCAAAATGccctttttcattttacatatttttccagTTAATATGCAAAATGCTTGTAAGCTAGTGTGCTACCTTCAAAATCATCCTCTATAAGAAGGCTTTTGTTATTGTATTTGTGACAGCAAGCTGCTGTCTGATCCCCCTGAAGATGGTTCAGCCAACAGATTTCAAGGGCCTGAGCAGAAGTGAGTGGTGAATTTAGGGCATGAGTCTCAGAACAGGGCAGCATAGACAAAACAGAAGATGTGACTGAAGAGATGATGTCATGCTGGGTCTTGTGCCTGCAGTGAGAAGCTATTTCTGGATCTTTAATAGATGTCCCATAATTCCCATGGGACTTACTAAACAAAAAACTCATTGAAATGCAGCTGGTGGCTCAAGTTGCCCCTGCCACAAACAGATGTGGCTATGGAGGGCTTCATGCACTTCCTGCCTGGCAATGTCCAGTGAGCCAGGCTGTTTCTGCTGCCAGCCAGAGCTAATGCACTGTTTGCTGTTTCCCAGCCCTAGAAATGCCCCTTCTTTGAAGAGCCTCATCAGCACTCTGCCAGCTTGTCCTCTGCGCTGTCTCCCAGCGGCACGAACAATGCCACTGAAACTGAGGCTGAATTAATCATTTCATGGAGCTGTTGTCAAAACAGTGCCTTGACCGGAATCCCACCTTGCTTCTTGGAAGTGGAGCAGGGTCTGAGCACAACTGAAAACGCTTTAATGCCAAAGTGTGTGTTCTGAGCAAAGGCAGTGTTTTGAATTGAGtgtgctgctttgctgcaggcTGGATGACAGGTGACTCGCTGGTCCTTCAGGCTCCCATGTAGGAGACTGGCCTGCAGAGGCTGAGCTTGCTTCATGCCATCAGCTGAGGTTTGGTTGTCATGGGGAGCTTGATCTCTTTAAGTCATGATCACATCATGCTGGGATCTGTCTAGCTTAATCACAGCCACAGCTCACTGGGAATCACGTCAGAGTGGCTGAATCTGGGTAAATAGGCTTAAGGCTCTATCCAGTGGCTGTGCCAAAAGCTTGGTGTTGGGGAAGTCATTTCTGGTGAGTGTAACACCTCTtcaccagccctggggaagCACTGGCTttcccagggagctgaggggCTTGAGCTGTGTCTTCTGGATCCCTCCAGTTAAACTGGACCACCTGTGTGTTACTGGCCCAATGGATGTTGGATCAATGGAAATTGAACTTCCTCTGTAATTGTTTTCTTGTCAGGTGCTTCATGTCTGTGCAGCCTTGATTTGTGCAGGGGAAGTCCTTTAGAGGTGCTGCTTGCTGCTGTGGAAGGTTTTGAGACCAGTCTGTGAAAAGGTGGTGATAGCAAGCATGGCTGCTAGACAAATTAGTGGGCAGACTCAATGTGTATGCCAGGGTCTGGGACCTCAGTGAAGACAGAAGCAGGATGTGGGGTAAACAGATACAAAAGCAATCATGTTTGCAGCTATTCTGTGCACAAGTGTTCCACTGAACTGTAAACTGAGGACAGCAGCTCATCTGAACACCTCGGAGcatgttttttcctccctactTTGATGCCTCCTTACTCTGAGGGAAAATGGTTAGATGTAGGAAGTTTCCCTGACATCATGCCCTGAGACAGGGCAGTATTTCTGTGGCTGGGGAGTTGTTATGGCTCATCAACCTGAGTCACAGCTGCTGTGTACATACTTTGAGCTCGTTCTCAAGTCATGACTACTGTGTGAGTAAATGTATGTGTTGTAGCTGGAGAAGTCCTCCAAAGAGGACACTGAGAGATGATTGAAGTACTTCCTGAAATGAGCTTGCTGTGCTTCTCAATGGCactaaagttttattttcagaatttcagcaCTGTTTTGGGATTTGGTATATTGGCTTGATATTGCTGAAGAGGCACAAAATTCAGCTCTTCAGTCCAAGGAGGATGAGTGATGTGTCCATCAGAGGTGTATCCTGCACCTGAGGTGGGATGTCTCCCATGCAGACTTTGCAGTCTTGTATAGTGCTACCACAACTGAGCAAAGCTTCCCCCCAAACCAGTAACTTAATTTGGAAAGATGTCATTGCTTTAGCCTCCCtgtaatgtaatttaaatgGTTTTCTGCCCCATGGGAGGGCAGACCAACTATGGGTGTTGGTACAGAGTACACATGTGGAagttgttttgaatttttacaAGTGTCACTTGGATTATGGTAGTGCTGAGCTAATCTTCTTAATTGTCTGACATCTCTCCTGCTTTTGGTGTTTCTCCATTCCTGTGAATGCTGAGAGAGGGTATGAGCCTCCCTAGGGCAATGAAAACTTTCCATTCTTGTTGCCAGGACTTCATCCAAGGATAGTAGAGCTAGATCATCTGAAACAGAGGCAAACATGATCTTCCTAAAATCATTTCAAGCTTTTGTTTCaagttctgcttttccctgccctttccAGCTGCAAGGCAAGAGTTTGGTTGATTTGTATGTGATCTGGGTAAGTTCATGAGGAGAGCAATTCCCAGACATAAATCCAGAGGGGCCTGTAAAAACCAGTCTTGCTGTTGGCAAGAAGCTGTGTTGAGTAGTGTAGGAAGCAGCATACGTGTCCTCTGTGGATCTAGACATGTTGGATGTGTCTCTCCATGGCCAGGATTTGGGGCTCAGCTACAAGGGAGGCTCTGTGGAAGCAGTTGCAGCCCCTTGTGCTGTGTCATGCAGGTGGAGGGGTAGAAGATGGCTTTGAATTCCTGCTCAATTTGCTTTTAGGCAGCCATCACAAACAGTTGGTACTTGTCCCCCATCAAGTGACCAGGTCTGCCAGGGGAAGGCATCTGCTTCAGCTGTGTGCAGGCTGTCACAACAAGAGGGAGAAGCTAACCCATGTCTGTTGCCCTCTTTGTGGGGTGGGAGGTGCAGAGCCTTCCTTCCACACGCCTGAGCAGGATAATGTGAGCAGAAGGGCTTGGAGGCAAGtggtgctgtcctggctgctgtgccagagagtgcagagctcccagatcagagctgagctgctACAATTTTCAGTGTGGAGCTTGCTGCAAGCTGGGGAGATTTTTTCTCCCCATTGTCTAAATCTGGAGTGGGACCAGATTAGGCTTATGGAACCAACAAATGTAgcatggtgctgctggagcaggacagagagCTGGTGCTTGCTTATCATTTTCTATAAAGAGGAGTGGGGAGGCTGGTTGGGTTCACCTTCTCACTTGGCATCCTCAGATGTACTGATAGTCTGAAACCCTTTTCCTCAGGCCCTTGTGCTTGGCATGCTGTCACCCTGCCCATCACATTGGAGGAAATCtgcctttctgtattttttccattgacCGTCCACGCCCCTTCAAAGTGCAGTTGCAACATCTCCCTTCGTGCTGCCTCAACGATTAAAAAGCATGACTTAGTGGAAAAAATCCTGACCTTCTTGGGTTTGGCCTGTCCTGCAGCTGTTTGAGATAAGATTGtgctagggtttttttttattattaaaaaagctGTGCACCACATTTTGCGGATATTTGTTTGTAAGGAAATGACTACTACTtagtttctggaaaaaaatctggcaggctcttttcaaagaaattgcTCCAATTTGACCTAATGTGCTTAAAATAATAGCagttaaaagttattttaattattatacTGCTATTTTTCTTCCATAGGAGGCTATTTTCATGACATTATCAGCTTATGTAACCTCTTGaaccacacttttttttccattgcaacCTTCTAAATCATGTAATGtcaagggtatttttttttcccctatccTGGGTTTAGATAACTTGATGCTTAAGAGCCACTGACTGTACTTTCAGTAATGCACTGTGTGCCTGATTTTGTTTGGCCAAGCAGAAGCCACAAAGCTCCAAGAAACAGTTGCTGTCTCACTGGTGCTGGGAATGACTAATAGCAGGTAGCTCACACTGCAATGCCCAGGTTGATGTGGCTGTGTTCAAGGGACTTCAGATGTTCTTGTGCACCTGAAAAACATGCACAAGGAGCTGGACTCTCGCACCACTGTCCCCAGGACCAGATAATCACATGCAAACAGTCCCTGATTTGTGCATTACCTTCTGTTACCTTGCCTGAATTTGCTGCATTAGGTAGCAGCCCGATGGCTATCTCAATCTGATTGCCACAAAGCTTTGTGTGTGAAGGAGAAATGAGGCTGAGTAGTAGAAGAATGAATTTTCCAAGGAGGTGATGCTGTAGCTAATCGTTGCTAGGCTGGAGAAGGAGTTGGTAGGGTGTTATTTCACTTTTTGTGGCCAGGACTTCCCAAGGTGGTGGGTACCCACATGATTGGCACAAGGAGAATGAGGCTTCATGGTTAATGCTCAGGGCTCCTGAATGGGGGAGCCTTCTTTTGTAACTGGAACCACAAAGATAAAAGCAGATCAGATCTTGCTCTCAGGCTgaggctggcagtgctgctccctgccaggatGCACTTGCAAGTCACTTGAATGCAGATGATGCTCAAAGAAAGGTACAGCCACATGACTTCTTACCTGGCCTACAACCTCAAGGGGAAAATGCACtttgtcattttcttctttggagTGTTTAAATGCAACTCTAATGTGAAATGGGCGGTCTGATAAAATAGTTTGAAATAGCAGGTGGTGGTTGTTTAATCTTCTGGCTACTAACCAGGAGGTCTGATGTAGCCAGTGGATTTTATCACCCAGCAATTCCCTTCTGGATGAGCTGGGGCTTGAAGCTGTTCCTCCAGCAAGTTACCCACAGCCTTTTCTGTTCACATTGCAATCTAGTCATGCAAAGCTGCTGCTAACACTGCACCAgcagtttttcctcctttacTCATGCTTTGCCTCAGTTCCTAGTAGGATCAAAGTGTGCATCACTGGCACTACCAGTGAGTGTGGGCCCTGGATCTGCTGCACTGCACCAGCTTGTGCATCTGTGTGGCAAGCAGTGGGTGGGAGGGAATGGCTAAGGTGCACcttgaggagctggagagcaaGGAGTCCTTGTATTCACTGCGTGAGAAATACAGTGCATTACTGCTGGCTATGCCCTTTCCTGAAGAAATACAGTCCAGTCTGCAGCCCCTCCATAAAATGAGTGTCCTGCTGAGTTTCACTGCTGATGCATGGTAGCTGTAGTGTGCAGAATACTGCCAGAATTATCTCTAAAATGCAGCTGAGCTATTTCAGGCTGGCACTGTGGCTCTGGAGTGATAACAGACACAGGCCCTTGCTGCAAGGGTCTGGGCTGCTCTAGCGCTGGGTTGCCATGAGCCTCCTGCCTcgcagcagcagagcctggagaaCAAGCCCATTCTCATGTGCAGCCTGACCAGGAGCAGGAAATGAGATCTCAGATTCTCTGATCGAGATAGCTCTGTGTGCAAACTCAAGAGCATTAATGCAAAAGCAGGGGTGGGGGGCAGCGAGGCATTTGGATAAATATCCAAAAGGGCAGATACCTATTTGCTGAGCACTATCCAAGCAAGCATGTGCTTCAGGAGCCTCTTGGGCAATGCTCATTTCCATTACTTGGAGACTTGAAAAGGTTATTTGCAAGTTCAAGAGTACTCCCATCACTCAGTGGTTGACTCTATGTCCAGAGTAGTCTGCCCTGGAGACATAAATGTCTTGAGCTGGGTTTTGGCTGAGACTGCATGAGTGCTGCCCCTCTCACAGACTGTTGTTGGCTCTTTCAGATCTTTCCTGACCCCTCAGACTTTGATCGTTACTGTAAGCTGAAGGACCGCCTGCCCTCCATCGTGGTGGAGCCCACGGAGGGGGACGTGGAGAGCGGGGAGCTGAGATGGCCGCCCGAAGAGTTCCTCgtgcaggaggaggatgaggaagaggaggaagaaaactgtGAAGATGCAAAGAAGGACAACAAGGAGCAATAAATGGCATCTGAGGAAAGGCAAGGGACTGCACCCTTCTGAAGGAAGAGCCACACTTTCTTtgaaagtctttttaaaaagacaagtTCAATTTTGCACCTGCGAGATCTTAGTTTTTTTGTATTCTCTGTATTGAGAACTGAAGCCCTCGGTGTCACCAGACCTcctgaggaaggaaggaagtaaCGCAGAGAAATGTTTGCTGTTCTCGAGATGGTTATCTGTATTTTTCCGAGGCGGAGGCAGCAGTGAAATTCCAAGCACATGGCAGAGGGTGACCACACGAGGACTGCTGGAGGGGGGAGCTCGGGAAGGGGGAGGAAGGTTGGAGGTGGCAGCAtttggctgggagctgcctctggCTAAAAGCATGAAAACAGAGCCAAAATATCTCAGATTTGCCTTTCTTACAGCTTCCATTTTGTGTGTTGGGGGGTGGAAGGGTGTCCATAGTGAAGCATGGCTAAATGATCTAGTGACAAGGGGCCTGTAGCTCTCCCTGGTTCGGCACCTCCTAGGGTAAGGTGAGCGTCCATAGGAGTAGTCTGGTTTCTTGCTCTCGCTGTTGAGCCTGTTTTCCAGCCACTTTTCCCAAAGTTACTTTCTCCCCCTGTTTGCCTTTAGACTCTTCAATGCTGAGCTGCTGTATTTGCAGGATAGCGTTAGGCTGCTGCTTGTCATCTCTCCTGTGACGCCCTAGCTTATCTTGCAGGTGGTGAGCATGAGGTGATGTGCATCGGATGTAAAAAGGTGCTTCTGTCTGCAGCAAGAGCTCATGTCTGAACAcctcagatttttctctcctgtctgctgaggctgctgtgggTGGTCTCCTATTTTATGGTGCCCCAAGCCCAATGGTGGAGATTTAAGCCTCCTTGCTTTGGTGTCCTTGAGGTTGTAGGGCTTTGTGTCTCTTAACTTGCTGGTCAGTGGGCTGGAGAGGGCTGGTTTGGGGGGGTTCTCCTCCAGCTTTGCACTGCAGGGCCTCCTCAGTGCAGTACAGGCTGGTGGGGAGGGCTGCCAGACCTGGGGGTCATCTGGAGACGAAACACCAGATCTAGTGTGGATCACCAGTGGGGTATGAAGTGCAGACTGGCTTGTGAAGTCTGGGTTTGTCCTCTCTTCATCATATCCTGCCTCAAGGAGAAGGCCAGTCTGCTGCTAGACAAGGTaacctgctgctttcctggaaaGGGATGATCTTGCAGCCTTGGGGACCAGCTTGGGAGCCAGTCAGTCTTGGGATAGGATGAGAGCAGTTACCACCTAAACCAAATCTGgggtcatggaagagaaaaagaaatgtaaaggCCTTAACCAAATTTCCATAATAATCCCAATGCCACCCTCCTTTGCTTATAACTGgttccatttttaaaatctatttggacatgtgtgtatttgtatttttaatacctCATGAGTAGTTTAACGCTGGTGGGGTTTGGGAACTGCTTTTAACATATTGGCAGGATTGTTTTAGTCTTGTCTTGCTTGTGTTTCAACATAATGGCAATAATTTATCAGCTCTGTGTAACTATTTTTGGACAGATGGGAGTTTGGAGATGAGTTAgcacaaagcaggagaaattcAGTGTTCCTACACTGCAGCTGGCCTCTGGTCCAGCCACGCAGACCCAGTCAGACACTCTCCCTGCCCACCTTGGTGCAAGGTTGATCATCGAATGGCCATGATGTGGTGATACCATTTTCTCTAGCGATGGATTCAGCTGTTGTGTCTGTAACACTTGTTCTAGTCTTGCTGTCTTACTGGAGTGAGCTTGTATACTGCATACCAGCCAGTCGTCTTCTTTCTAAG includes:
- the LBH gene encoding protein LBH isoform X2, translating into MTEVMMNTPAMDEIGLSPRKDGLSYQIFPDPSDFDRYCKLKDRLPSIVVEPTEGDVESGELRWPPEEFLVQEEDEEEEEENCEDAKKDNKEQ
- the LBH gene encoding protein LBH isoform X1 is translated as MSVLCPLPCSDYLRSAEMTEVMMNTPAMDEIGLSPRKDGLSYQIFPDPSDFDRYCKLKDRLPSIVVEPTEGDVESGELRWPPEEFLVQEEDEEEEEENCEDAKKDNKEQ